The DNA segment AGTGATCCAAGAAGGACAGAGAACGGCAGCAGCACGCCGAGGGTTTCGAGACCAAAGTCGACCACGCTGTGGACCAGCGCCGCGACCAGACCGCATCCCAGGGCCAGTTCGACCTTGTCGGCTCGGCGAAATTTCCAGATCTGGCGCACCAGCAACGCAAGACAGACAACGATGGCGAGCTCCCCCAGCCAACCGGTGTCGATGAGAAACTGCAGTGGCTCGTTTTCGACGAGAGAGAACCGCGCAGAGATGGGAACCTCGAGAGTCCGCACGGTCGGGTAAGCCCGATCGAACGCGCCTCGGCCAATCCCCAGGGGGTGAGCGAAGAGCAGCTTGAGACTGTCGCGCCACAACTGAAATCGCATCTCCTGGCTGAGGCTGGACTGACTGAACTTGGCCAGAATCTGACTGGCGCCCAGGCTCAAGGCCACCAGCGCGCAAACCGCGGCCACCAGGGCAAAGGAAAGCCAGGTGCGGCGGCGAGGGGGCCGTATTTCCCCTTCCGCCTGTTGGGTGCGCGGGTAGAAGCCCACGAACAACGCAGTGGAGATGCCGAGGCCGAGAACGCCGCCGCGCGACAGCGTTCCGACGGCGCCGGCGGCCACGAAGACACCGGCGGCGATCCAGCCGACGCGATTGATGACGCTCGATTTGGCGAGCGCCAAGGCCAACGAAGCGAAGAACGCCAGCTCCAGGAATTCTGCGGTGTGGTTCGGATTGATGAAAGGGCCGTTCAGAATCCCGCGGCTGCCAGGATAGATGCCGTAGATGCGATCTTCTCCGAGAATTCGATGACCCACCCCGACCACCACCGAGGCGATCCCTGACACGACGATGGCCCGCAGCAACAGGTAGCGGGATGAACGTCCCGACATCACGTGGGCCGAGATGATCACGGTGGCCATGGCAGCCGCCGCTTGGCCCAGGCACAACCAGGTAGCGGGAGGATCAAGGCTCAAAGGGCGGAACGCGTTTGAAACACCGATCAGATCGGCGGCCGCCGGATCCAGGCGGTTCGCCAGCGCAGCGGGGAGCGGAAGGCTCTCCACGAACGGCAACAGAACGAATACCAGGCACGCAACGGCTGCTGTGAAGGAAAAGCGAATCGGCACACCGGAGCCGAGTTCGTTGGTGACCACCAACCCTAACGCCACCAAGGTCAGAGCGAAGGCCCCCAGGGCTGTCGAGCGATGAACGGCGCCCGTTGCCAAAGGAGCGGCCGCCACCACAAATGCGAGGAGGCCCAAGCCCAAGAATGTCCCCAGCCGTGCAATGCCGTTGGCGCCCCTGTGTTTACCTTTGCCCTTGGCCTTGTTGGATCGCCGACGGCGACTGGCCGAATCCGTTGTCAGACCGGATCGGGAGGCGGGCATGTCTGGAGACGGGCCGCCATTCGTCGGTGTCCCGAGCCCGTGCGTTTCGCTAACCATCGATCTTTCCGCGACGGAGGACGATGGAATGATTGCCTCAGAAAAGTCGTTCCTCGACGACTACCACATCCCCCGGCAACACGGGAATGTTCGGGTACCGTCCCTCGCTGATGTCGGCGACGGGGAAGGTGCGCGTTTCGACCTTCCCCGAAACCTCACGCCGCAAGGTCACAGTGTTCTTGTCGGCGATCGAGGTAAAGCCCCCCGCCTGCGCGATGGCGTCGACGATGGTCATATTGGGAAAGAAATCCACGGAGCCGGGCCTGGTCACCTGGCCCAGCACGGAGATCTTCCGGCTGTTCCAGCTTTTGATCATGACCGACACTTGCGGGTCCCGGAGATAGCCGGCCTTCAGCTTTTGCACCAGAGCGGCCTGAACCTCGTTGATCCGCATTCCCGCCACCTTCAAGCGGCCCGCCAGCGGAAAATCGATCGTTCCCTCGGCGGAGACTCGGTAGGATCCCGACAGTTCAGTTTCGCCAAAGACGCGAACGTCGAAGACGTCATCGAATCCGAGTCGATCTTCGGGCGGGGGAAGACCAATAATGCCTGCCGCAGACTGCTGTCGATTCTTCTGATGAGAGCAACCGCCCAGACTGGCAATTGCGAACAACACCAGCAGCAATTGCCGAGACCAAGGACGCACAGGCCCCGCCAGAGACATCACGCGCACGTTAATAGATTACGCCAACGCGAGCGAAGATTTGCTGTTTTAGATAGCTTGCGCCCACCGGGCCGTTGGGGTTGGAGCCAGCTTGGTTATCCAAAAGCGAATACCCCACGCCAAAGTAAAGCCAGCCCTTCGGGTGATAGTCCGCCAATGCGCCAACCTGAAGGAAGTTGTCGGTACGGCTCGACGCCGTGAATTGAAATGCACGACGCTCATATCGACCGCTCAACGATGCCACCACCCGTCCGGCGATCTGCTGCTGAATCCAGGCGGTCACAGCGTCGATATTGTAGAAATTGCCGACGATGGAGTTCTGGAAATCGTGGTGGTAACCCAGCCCCAACGAGCTGAAGAACGTGGGCGTGACGCTCACTTCGGCATTGGCAGAGAGGTGACCGGCAATTCCTTCTGGATTTGGGCCGTCCGCATAAAAGGCATTTGCATAGCCGGCGTAGAGGTTCACGGACGTCTTTTGCGTAACAAGGCCACGCAACCCAGCGACCACTCGCATCGGGTATGAATCATGCTTCACAAAATCACTCGGCGAGGCGCCTGTTCCGGCCGTTGGCGCACTGGCATTGGGGTTCAGATACGTGATGTAACCCTGGGCTGCCTGCACAAAAAGCGCGGTCTTGGGTAGCCATTTCCAACTGACATCAACAGCCAGTTCCTGGAACAGCGAGTCGGCGAAATTGTAGCTGCTGGCAGCGTTGAACGCGTCATAGATGTTCGAATAGCGAAGGATTCCGTCGAGGCGTCCGCCTCCGGGGGCCCAATGAAGTTCAGCGGCGCCGAAATTGGAATAGTGAATCAACGATTCAGATGGCGCTGGGCTGCCAACATAAGGCGGATCCTGGGCGCGAACGAAGTAGTCGCGAAATACGAGGCTGAGCACCTGACGGGAACTGAAAACCAATTGACCATCGGCAGTAGGCAGAAATCCTGGCTGATCGGATACTTTTTTGCCCATCGCGGCGCCGGTCTGATCCGGTTGTTCCGCATTCGAGAGGTAGTGGCGATATCCGGCGGTCGCCTCCAAGTTGTAGAACACGCCCGACGGAGCCACGCCGGCGCGGGTCGCGTTGGTCAGCCCAAGATAGGGAAGGACCAACACAACGGGAGATCCGACCACTGCGTTTCCCTTGTCGCCGTAAAAAACGTTGGTGTCGTAGCCTCCCTCGACACCAACACCGGCGTGCAAAACAGCGCTGTCGCTCAGCTGCATGCCCGTTCCCTTCCCCAGCGGGGAACGGGCAGGCAAGTTGGTGTAGCTCAGTGAGACGTCGCCCGCCTGCTGCGCGAAACCACCACGCGACACGCCAAGCGCGGCACAGCAAGCGAGGATCTGCAGTGGTCGGCGAATGGTCATGGATAGAAAGATTTGAAGATGGGTGAGGTTAGAGAATCGGAGCGGTTAGAGAGCCGAGCGTTCACAGCGGCTAGAGTCAGGGAGAGATGGATTGATAGTTGCTGGCCGGCGGAGGCCGATCGACAGGAGTGACCGGAATCGGCGGCTGAGTGGGGTCGGTTTGCGGAATGTTCGGATCGATTTCGACGTCGACCCGGGTCGCTCCGACAAAGCTCAAATCCTCGCCGATGCAATTCTCCGCCTCCGCCCCTAGAACCAGGACCTTCTGGTTGACGATGGTGAGCCGGGTGAACTCATGCGTACGTGCACCTTCATCGGCACGCGCGATGCTCTCCTGAAGGGCGGTCATTGACTGCTCGGCCAGGTTCAAGTTGACCTTGCCTTGCACCAGCTTGTCCTTCACGCAGTTGAGCTTGATGATGTCCTTCTGATTTTTGGCCGTGTCTTCGAGCACCTGAATGCGTTTCAGGGTGTCGTTCATGGTCTGAAAATAGGCTTGCCCCTGGTTCAGCATTTCCTGGGGGGTCAAGGTCGGCAGCTGCTTCACGGAAACGTCGACCTGGCCACCGGCCGCGGGAGGCGTGGCCACCGGAGTGGCAGCGGGTACTGGCGCAGGCGGCGGCGGGGTACCGGGCCCCTGGGCAAAGACCGTGCTGGTGACAAGCAGCAACGGAAGCAGCAACGGCGGGATCTTTGCCACGGTTTTGGGTCCTTTCTCAGCTGCCGGAACAGAGTGAAATCAAATACTTACAGGTTTGGCAGGGATTATAGGCACGTGGTACGGATGTGTCAACGTCAGACGTTCTACTGAGAAGCTGTGAAGGCGAAGGGATACGACACATCCACCGAACCACCGGAAGGCGCCGGGAACCTCCAGCGCGCCACCAGCGATTTGATGCAGCTCGACACTTCGGCATCACCCAGTGTGTCTTGTTCGATGTCCACACCTGAGACGGTGCCAGCCGCGGTAATGGTCCAGTGCAGGACCACTTTTCCACTCAGTTGAGGGTTCCGTTTTAGGGCTCGGTCATAACAGGCCTTGATGGCGCCGAGGCGCTGCTTGACCTCTTTGGTCACCACGCTGGGATCCAAGGAGCCATCCACGGCCGGTGGCTCACTCTTCACGATGCCTGAAACCCGCTTTTCGGTGGCGGCCTCGCCGGTTCCGCCGCCGGCGATGCTGCCGCCACCACGCAATCCGCCAACGGTGGCCACCCGCCCCGATCCGTTGCCGCCAGTCTTGATGCCGTGCAGCTGATCGTTGCCGCTGGCGACGCCGAGGCCAGTCACGCCCTGGAACGCCTTTTCCTGATCGCGATCGACGTCGCCTTTTCCGAGAACGTCGGCGATGGAGCCGCTAGCGTCGGTCTTGGCGCCCAGCAACTTCAGCAAGCCGGTCGATTTCACTTGGTCGGCGATGCGGGCCCGGCGCTCGGCGTCCGCGCGCGCCTTCTCCTCGGCCAATTTGGCCTTTTCTTCGGGCGTCAGCTCTTTTTTGGGAGCGGGAGCAGCCTTCTTCTCTTGCGCGACCTTCTTTTCAGCCTTCTTCTCTTCGGGCTTGTCCTCGGCCTTCTTCTCGACCGGCTTCTCCGGGGGCTTCTCGACCTTCTTGATAACCATCTGCACGAATCGGTCGGGGATGGCCTCGATGTCGGGCTTACGTGGCCAGTCGACATTGCGAAGATAAATGACCAGCAAAAGGTGCAGCAGGAATGACGCCACGGCGATGGTGGTGAAAAACCAATCGATGTCAGAGGTCAGCGACCCGCGCACCGACGCTGGAAGCTGCGGCCGCGGCTGAGGCGGTGGGGGCGTGACGAACTGGAACAGGATCGTCATGTCGCCGACGGTGATCTTGCCGCGCGAACGCTCGTCGAGAGGCAGCACCCAGCCCGGACCGCGCTTCTGGATCTTGCCGGTCTGCTTCAGCTGGGCCAGCGAGATGATCTCGTTGCCCACGGCGATGCGCGCGTCCATGCCGTCGGAAAAGTGCGCGATATAATGATTGCCGGTCATCTCGAACAGCAGCCAGTGGCGTGGCAATGCGTCCGACGGCACGACGAACATGTTCTTGGCCGACTGACCGATGGTGATGCTCTCGCGCTTGCGGACCAGACGCTCCTCAACAATGCGTCCACCCTGGATGATCCCCATGCGGAGGATCTTGATCTTGGGGGCGGCACCGGCCTGTTGCGGACTGCGAGGGGCTACCTGGCTTGCCATGCAATTGGTCCTTGGGTTTAGAAGGGAGCGCGCGAAACGCTGTCAAGAATCTTGGGGATCACGTCCTGCTTCAGTTCCTGCCAGTCATAGTTGATGCTGGATTTCTGGTAGAAAAAGAACGCCTCGGGTTTCTGAATCTTGCCTTCGATGCGGATCTCCTCGGTGATGCGGTAGACCTTCTTGCCCCCGGCCCCGCGCTCGACTTTGACCTTGGGCGCATCGCTGCCGCCAGCGCCACCAGCTCCGGCGTTCGCCGCTGGTCCGGGCGCGGCTGGAGCGGCGGGAATCTTCTTCGGGGACGGCGTCTGAGCGAAGGCGGGCGCCGTCAGGAGCCAGGCCACTGCTGCCACGCCTACGGCCAAGCACTTGAATGATTGGTTCATGGCCACCCGATTTTGCCTTATTTCCCTGCTGCAGGGGGTGGGGCCGGCTGAGCCGGCTTCATGATGCCGTTGCCGGTGCCCGCCGGGGCCGGCGTTCCCGCTGGGGCGCCAGGGGCAGGTGCGCCGCCGACGGGAGCGCCAGCTTTCTTGGCATCAGTAGCGGCCTTTTGCGCGGCCCGCTGCCGTTCACGCTCCTCGTTCTTCTTCTGCCGCTCGATGCGCTTCTCTTCTTTTTTGATCGCGTCCTGCGCCTCGACGATGTAGCCGTCGGACGGGTCGGTCGATGGAATGTTCCCGCCCATCATCTGCCGGTAGCGCTGAAAATATTGAATCGCGGTGTTCTCTTTCGCCGGTAGATCCATGTTGGGCATCTTGTCAGCGTCCAGGTACAGGATGCCGAGGTTGAACACCGCGTCGGCATAATTGGGAAAGAGCTGGAGGGCTTTTTGGTACTCGACCAGCGCGCGGTCATATTCCTTGTTGCCACGGTAGGCGTCGCCCAAGTTCAGGTGAGCCTTGGCAAAGCCGGGCTGAAGCTGCGCCGCCCGCTCGAGCACGGGCGCCGCGTCCTTGTAGTTCTTGGCGGTCAGATATTGGGCGCCGAGGTTGCTCCACAGGATGGCGTTGTCCGGACGCGCTTCGGCCGCTTTCTTGAAAAGCTCGATCGCTCCCGGCGTGTTCTTCTGATCGACCTCTAGAAATCCCAGCATCTGGTAGATCTCCGACTTCTCCGCGTCGGAGGCACCATTGGCCTGCATCATCTCCCACAGCTTCTTCGTCCACTCGTACTTGTGCAGCTTGTAATAGGCCTTGGCCATCACCAGCATCGCCGGCGTGTAGCGTTCGTTCTTGTTCAGCGCCGCTTTGGCCTGCGCCACCGCTTGATCGTAGCGACCGGCGCGCAATAGTTGGTCGGCTTGCTCAGTCTCGGCGGTGGGGATCACCGCCGGCGGCGGTTGCCGGCGCTTGTGGGGCGCGTCCGGGCTGGCGGCCGCGGGTGCGGCGGCGGCGGCGGGCGCGGCGGGCGCGGCGGCGGATGCGGGTGGCGCTGGTTTCTGCGCCAGGGCCGATGGAGGTACCAGCAACGATGCCAAGACCAGGGCGCCCCCCGTGATGGTCAACCGTTGGCTCCCCATTCCCGTCCCCACCCGCGTCATGGGTACTCTAATCCGATCTTCTCGTCTTTGATGAAGGGGAACTCGTCGGGCAAGTACTTGGACAAATTCTCGCGCGCCTTCTTGACGTACTCGTTGGTCACGCCCAGTTGCGAAGCGCGCGCCAAGGTGTCCTTCCAGCGCTTCTTCGCCTCGTCCTCGACCGGCGTGACGAACTGGTAGACAGCGTCCTTGTATTGACCCTCGACCATGCCGCAGTCGTCGGGGTTGGCCTTGCACGCCATCTTGGCCAGCTTCTTGACGTCATCGGGCGGGTTATTGGCCGCCTTGATCAGCTTCTGGGCGAACTCGTAGTAGATGTCGCCGCTACGCAGGAACGCCGCTAACGTCC comes from the Polyangia bacterium genome and includes:
- a CDS encoding tetratricopeptide repeat protein, which produces MTITGGALVLASLLVPPSALAQKPAPPASAAAPAAPAAAAAPAAASPDAPHKRRQPPPAVIPTAETEQADQLLRAGRYDQAVAQAKAALNKNERYTPAMLVMAKAYYKLHKYEWTKKLWEMMQANGASDAEKSEIYQMLGFLEVDQKNTPGAIELFKKAAEARPDNAILWSNLGAQYLTAKNYKDAAPVLERAAQLQPGFAKAHLNLGDAYRGNKEYDRALVEYQKALQLFPNYADAVFNLGILYLDADKMPNMDLPAKENTAIQYFQRYRQMMGGNIPSTDPSDGYIVEAQDAIKKEEKRIERQKKNEERERQRAAQKAATDAKKAGAPVGGAPAPGAPAGTPAPAGTGNGIMKPAQPAPPPAAGK
- a CDS encoding O-antigen ligase family protein, whose protein sequence is MVSETHGLGTPTNGGPSPDMPASRSGLTTDSASRRRRSNKAKGKGKHRGANGIARLGTFLGLGLLAFVVAAAPLATGAVHRSTALGAFALTLVALGLVVTNELGSGVPIRFSFTAAVACLVFVLLPFVESLPLPAALANRLDPAAADLIGVSNAFRPLSLDPPATWLCLGQAAAAMATVIISAHVMSGRSSRYLLLRAIVVSGIASVVVGVGHRILGEDRIYGIYPGSRGILNGPFINPNHTAEFLELAFFASLALALAKSSVINRVGWIAAGVFVAAGAVGTLSRGGVLGLGISTALFVGFYPRTQQAEGEIRPPRRRTWLSFALVAAVCALVALSLGASQILAKFSQSSLSQEMRFQLWRDSLKLLFAHPLGIGRGAFDRAYPTVRTLEVPISARFSLVENEPLQFLIDTGWLGELAIVVCLALLVRQIWKFRRADKVELALGCGLVAALVHSVVDFGLETLGVLLPFSVLLGSLLGRTKEWSGRRLRKRHAVIVASVAGSGLLFGVIALARPASADFDARLRGTTTLAERRAVMLHAEAAHPFDYYYFLQQGATEPLIQADTRRSPRMAVLNRALLLCPNCPEVHAEIGRSLWSLGKRQQALNEWTTAMSTRPVLTSFILEEAWRSGARPEEMATLARGDSDRLIRIANLLLSKSNRSGARKVLDFVPMGPGTSTDALLLRAELDLEDGKPDLANQDLAQLDRAGANQPRAFLLRAELALRAGDLNRALDILDQGAAVDPYDLSLQDRRVQVIMSAQKWSRAQPAIEGLETALFHAGASTASVHNARARLAAAMGESKAAITEFRAAINQDSHNAGLWMNLAQYYESISRNDDALKAMQEAQDQAPQNSDIAAAIKRMNDHKAQLEETARSRMLLLGR
- a CDS encoding polysaccharide biosynthesis/export family protein, whose translation is MSLAGPVRPWSRQLLLVLFAIASLGGCSHQKNRQQSAAGIIGLPPPEDRLGFDDVFDVRVFGETELSGSYRVSAEGTIDFPLAGRLKVAGMRINEVQAALVQKLKAGYLRDPQVSVMIKSWNSRKISVLGQVTRPGSVDFFPNMTIVDAIAQAGGFTSIADKNTVTLRREVSGKVETRTFPVADISEGRYPNIPVLPGDVVVVEERLF
- a CDS encoding AgmX/PglI C-terminal domain-containing protein, translated to MASQVAPRSPQQAGAAPKIKILRMGIIQGGRIVEERLVRKRESITIGQSAKNMFVVPSDALPRHWLLFEMTGNHYIAHFSDGMDARIAVGNEIISLAQLKQTGKIQKRGPGWVLPLDERSRGKITVGDMTILFQFVTPPPPQPRPQLPASVRGSLTSDIDWFFTTIAVASFLLHLLLVIYLRNVDWPRKPDIEAIPDRFVQMVIKKVEKPPEKPVEKKAEDKPEEKKAEKKVAQEKKAAPAPKKELTPEEKAKLAEEKARADAERRARIADQVKSTGLLKLLGAKTDASGSIADVLGKGDVDRDQEKAFQGVTGLGVASGNDQLHGIKTGGNGSGRVATVGGLRGGGSIAGGGTGEAATEKRVSGIVKSEPPAVDGSLDPSVVTKEVKQRLGAIKACYDRALKRNPQLSGKVVLHWTITAAGTVSGVDIEQDTLGDAEVSSCIKSLVARWRFPAPSGGSVDVSYPFAFTASQ
- a CDS encoding outer membrane beta-barrel protein — encoded protein: MTIRRPLQILACCAALGVSRGGFAQQAGDVSLSYTNLPARSPLGKGTGMQLSDSAVLHAGVGVEGGYDTNVFYGDKGNAVVGSPVVLVLPYLGLTNATRAGVAPSGVFYNLEATAGYRHYLSNAEQPDQTGAAMGKKVSDQPGFLPTADGQLVFSSRQVLSLVFRDYFVRAQDPPYVGSPAPSESLIHYSNFGAAELHWAPGGGRLDGILRYSNIYDAFNAASSYNFADSLFQELAVDVSWKWLPKTALFVQAAQGYITYLNPNASAPTAGTGASPSDFVKHDSYPMRVVAGLRGLVTQKTSVNLYAGYANAFYADGPNPEGIAGHLSANAEVSVTPTFFSSLGLGYHHDFQNSIVGNFYNIDAVTAWIQQQIAGRVVASLSGRYERRAFQFTASSRTDNFLQVGALADYHPKGWLYFGVGYSLLDNQAGSNPNGPVGASYLKQQIFARVGVIY